The Pirellulales bacterium nucleotide sequence CCATTGCGCGCACGACGGCGCGCAGCATGATTCGCGGTGATGGTCTGTCAATAAACAATCGCGCTTCATGTGTGACTGTTTGCCCCGAGCCAGTCGGGGCCACGCGAAATCGGAGCAACGTTCGACTATGTGGTTCAACGATCATCGGAAGCTGGTCGATTTGGGCACAGCCGCAGCTCGTTTGCGCGCCGAGGATCGTTATCGCCTGCTGGGTGGCGTTTCGTACTGTGAACTCCGCAACCGATTCCTCATCAGCCTTTGGTACCGCGACGACCTGCAGCGGTCGCTCAACGATTAACGGGTAACCGGTCATGCGGGCCAGCGACGGCCAGGCAGCCGCGTGGGCGGGAAAGAAAATCGCCGCAGCGCAGCCCGCGGTCGCTCCCAGGAGCCTAAATTGGCTGGCGAACGACGACAAGAAGTTCGCTGTCGTCGCGGGGCCGTCGCCCTTCTGCGGCTTGGTTGTGCCGAACAATACGGCAAGCATCAGCAACGAATCCAGGGCGAACGACACTGACGGATGGACTTCTGCCGCGCCAAAACAACGGCACGTTTTCGCGCCGCCGGCCCAGAGAGCTAGCGAGTAGGCGGCGAAGGCCGTGAAGGTCGCCGCCGTCAACCAGCGAAGCGGACGCGCAAAGACGCCCAGAAAAAGCCGAACGGCCAGCCCCAGCTCGTATTCGACCAGGCCCATCTGCACGGGCCGCGTCCAGATGCCGTGCGTGGTGATCGGCGAAAACTCGATGTGCCGCGCCTTCAAGACGGCGGCGACCAATAGCACGAGCGCAGCCGCCGTTCTGGCGGTGCGAAACGTAGGCAACCGAGGCCGTGGCGAAAAATGCATGGTGCAGACTCCCT carries:
- a CDS encoding MauE/DoxX family redox-associated membrane protein, which produces MHFSPRPRLPTFRTARTAAALVLLVAAVLKARHIEFSPITTHGIWTRPVQMGLVEYELGLAVRLFLGVFARPLRWLTAATFTAFAAYSLALWAGGAKTCRCFGAAEVHPSVSFALDSLLMLAVLFGTTKPQKGDGPATTANFLSSFASQFRLLGATAGCAAAIFFPAHAAAWPSLARMTGYPLIVERPLQVVAVPKADEESVAEFTVRNATQQAITILGAQTSCGCAQIDQLPMIVEPHSRTLLRFRVAPTGSGQTVTHEARLFIDRPSPRIMLRAVVRAM